A portion of the Achromobacter sp. MFA1 R4 genome contains these proteins:
- a CDS encoding tripartite tricarboxylate transporter substrate binding protein has protein sequence MIKTILAGVALACFGATGAAQAQDNYPSRPVRIVVPFSPGGATDIMSRLLAEKLSGKLGQPVIVENKPGGGTMIASDYVSRAEPDGYTLLMAASSLGIAPSIYPKVNYDPIKDFAPVTQVASVVHVLGVHPSVPAKNVGELIAYLKANPGKVSYGSVGTGSSTHLEAELFNSMAGVQMAHIPYKGSAPALNDLVAGRLQVMFDAWASSGPFVKDGKLRALAVTTAQPSASVPELPTVASSGLPGYSAMPWLGLVAPARTPQPVIDKLYQNLAQILQQPEVKAQFVGLGLDIIGSDPKAFGAFLRQDVATWAKVARDSNIRLE, from the coding sequence ATGATCAAGACAATACTGGCCGGCGTCGCACTGGCCTGCTTTGGCGCCACGGGCGCTGCCCAGGCCCAGGACAATTATCCGAGCCGCCCCGTGCGTATCGTGGTGCCGTTTTCGCCGGGCGGCGCGACCGACATCATGAGCCGTCTGCTGGCGGAAAAGCTGAGCGGCAAGCTCGGGCAGCCGGTGATCGTGGAGAACAAGCCAGGGGGCGGCACCATGATCGCGTCGGACTACGTGTCGCGCGCCGAGCCGGATGGCTACACCTTGCTGATGGCCGCGTCGTCGCTGGGCATCGCGCCCAGCATCTACCCCAAAGTGAATTACGACCCGATCAAGGATTTCGCGCCCGTCACGCAGGTGGCGTCCGTGGTGCACGTGCTGGGCGTGCATCCGTCGGTGCCGGCCAAGAACGTGGGCGAGCTGATCGCCTATCTGAAGGCCAATCCGGGCAAGGTGAGCTATGGCTCGGTGGGCACGGGCAGCTCCACGCATCTGGAAGCCGAACTCTTTAACAGCATGGCCGGCGTGCAGATGGCGCACATCCCCTATAAGGGCAGCGCGCCGGCGCTGAACGACCTGGTGGCGGGGCGCCTGCAGGTGATGTTCGACGCGTGGGCGTCGTCCGGGCCCTTCGTCAAGGACGGCAAGCTGCGCGCCCTGGCGGTCACGACGGCCCAGCCTTCGGCGTCGGTGCCCGAACTGCCCACGGTGGCCTCCTCCGGCTTGCCGGGCTATTCGGCCATGCCGTGGCTGGGCCTGGTGGCGCCGGCGCGTACGCCGCAGCCCGTGATCGACAAGCTCTACCAGAACCTTGCGCAGATCCTGCAGCAGCCGGAGGTGAAGGCGCAGTTCGTGGGCCTGGGGCTGGACATCATTGGCAGCGATCCGAAAGCCTTCGGCGCCTTCCTCCGGCAGGACGTGGCGACGTGGGCCAAGGTGGCGCGCGATTCAAATATCCGCCTGGAGTGA
- a CDS encoding acyl-CoA dehydrogenase family protein, protein MQQTFAPADAGRASTQQDGGAQEDQAFRLDLRRWLETAYADFARAWPGGADPRNLDYRRAWEDTLCAHGWSGLGWPEAYGGKALPLSRQAVFHEEHARCGAPLGVNLIGHGILAPTLLHFGSEAQKRRFLPGILSNREVWCQGYSEPGAGSDLAAVRTRAEPAPGGFRLNGHKIWTSFADRAQWCFVLARTDPDAARHKGLSFLLVDMRSPGVRVEPIRQITGEAEFCEVFFEDVFVPSDALLGELNQGWRIAMAAASFERGTYFIPRLVRFAQELRQVRELALRPDARGRVPAASASVRHRWARLAADSHVLALKSQRALAGAMRGDPPGPEGSSTKIHWSEAHQRLLELSLQLLGEDACLGPDAAEAGAAGAAQLTHAYLWSRAETILAGTSEIQRNIIAEQMLGLPKA, encoded by the coding sequence ATGCAGCAAACGTTCGCGCCGGCGGATGCAGGGCGGGCCAGTACGCAGCAGGATGGCGGGGCGCAGGAAGATCAGGCCTTCCGCCTGGACCTGCGCCGCTGGCTCGAAACGGCCTACGCCGATTTCGCACGCGCCTGGCCGGGCGGCGCCGATCCGCGCAACCTGGACTACCGGCGCGCCTGGGAAGACACGCTGTGCGCCCATGGCTGGTCCGGGTTGGGCTGGCCCGAGGCCTACGGCGGCAAGGCGCTGCCGCTGTCGCGCCAGGCCGTCTTTCACGAAGAGCACGCGCGTTGCGGCGCGCCGCTGGGCGTGAACCTGATCGGCCACGGCATCCTGGCGCCCACCTTGCTGCATTTCGGCAGCGAGGCGCAGAAGCGGCGCTTTCTGCCGGGCATTCTTTCGAACCGCGAGGTGTGGTGCCAGGGGTATTCCGAGCCGGGCGCGGGCTCGGACCTGGCCGCCGTGCGCACACGGGCCGAGCCGGCGCCGGGCGGCTTTCGCCTGAACGGCCACAAGATCTGGACGTCCTTCGCGGACCGGGCCCAGTGGTGCTTCGTGCTGGCGCGTACCGACCCCGATGCGGCCCGGCACAAGGGCCTGAGTTTCCTGTTGGTGGACATGCGCAGCCCCGGCGTGCGGGTCGAGCCCATCCGGCAGATCACGGGCGAGGCCGAATTCTGCGAGGTGTTCTTCGAGGACGTGTTCGTGCCCTCGGACGCGCTGCTGGGGGAACTGAACCAGGGTTGGCGGATCGCGATGGCGGCCGCCAGCTTCGAGCGCGGCACGTACTTCATCCCGCGCCTGGTGCGCTTCGCGCAGGAATTGCGCCAGGTGCGCGAGCTTGCGCTGCGCCCGGACGCGCGCGGCCGCGTGCCGGCGGCGTCGGCCTCGGTGCGCCACCGCTGGGCGCGCCTGGCGGCGGACAGCCATGTGCTGGCGCTCAAGTCGCAGCGCGCGCTGGCGGGCGCGATGCGGGGCGATCCGCCTGGTCCCGAAGGATCGTCGACCAAGATCCACTGGAGCGAGGCGCACCAGCGCCTGCTTGAACTGTCCCTGCAATTGCTGGGCGAGGACGCCTGCCTGGGGCCGGATGCGGCCGAGGCGGGCGCGGCGGGCGCGGCGCAACTCACGCACGCCTATCTCTGGTCGCGCGCCGAAACCATCCTGGCCGGCACCTCCGAAATCCAGCGCAACATCATTGCCGAGCAGATGCTCGGCCTGCCCAAGGCCTGA
- a CDS encoding acyl-CoA dehydrogenase family protein — protein MNLHLSEDQRMLRDAAQRFLSQRHPAAVARAAARHDAPARQALWRELADQGWPALLAPQAHGGLGLGMQEAWIVAEEAGRHLLSLPLAANMARLPTLCEAGGGVARWADPMMAGETWYADADLRPDGSAFIEGAGGDVRALAVRAQASTVLRVELLAPVAGAAGLDPTMPVAMAAHPEIVESVEVTVDPGTWDLMRTRLRLLRSAEMLGAASAALDMAAAYARERQQFGRAIGANQAIKHRLAEDWMGLDDARLAGWAAAASMDARAPSAPRDVLFAPLLAVQASQRAAQNAIQAHGALGVTWECDAHLYLKRVLRLSASLEADVSGPDLLERIWETAA, from the coding sequence ATGAATCTGCACCTCAGCGAAGACCAGCGCATGTTGCGCGATGCCGCCCAGCGCTTTCTTTCGCAGCGCCACCCGGCCGCCGTGGCGCGCGCCGCAGCGCGTCACGACGCGCCGGCGCGCCAGGCGCTGTGGCGCGAACTGGCCGATCAGGGCTGGCCCGCCTTGCTGGCGCCGCAAGCGCACGGCGGACTTGGCCTGGGCATGCAAGAGGCCTGGATCGTCGCCGAGGAGGCGGGCCGGCATCTGCTGAGCCTGCCGCTGGCGGCCAACATGGCGCGGCTGCCGACCCTGTGCGAAGCGGGCGGCGGGGTGGCGCGGTGGGCCGATCCCATGATGGCGGGCGAAACCTGGTACGCCGATGCCGACCTGCGCCCGGACGGCTCGGCCTTCATCGAGGGCGCGGGCGGCGACGTGCGTGCGCTGGCCGTGCGCGCGCAGGCCTCCACCGTCCTGCGGGTAGAACTGCTGGCGCCGGTTGCCGGTGCGGCAGGCCTGGATCCGACCATGCCCGTCGCGATGGCGGCCCATCCCGAGATCGTGGAAAGCGTGGAAGTGACGGTCGATCCAGGGACGTGGGATCTGATGCGCACGCGGCTGCGCCTGCTGCGCTCGGCCGAGATGCTGGGCGCGGCGTCCGCGGCGCTGGACATGGCCGCGGCGTATGCGCGTGAACGCCAGCAGTTCGGCCGCGCCATCGGCGCCAATCAGGCCATCAAGCACCGTCTGGCCGAAGATTGGATGGGCCTGGACGATGCGCGCCTGGCAGGCTGGGCGGCGGCGGCCTCGATGGATGCGCGCGCGCCGTCCGCGCCGCGCGATGTCCTGTTTGCGCCGCTGCTGGCGGTGCAGGCCAGCCAGCGCGCCGCCCAGAACGCGATCCAGGCGCACGGCGCGCTGGGCGTGACCTGGGAGTGCGACGCGCACCTGTACCTCAAGCGCGTCCTGCGCCTGTCGGCCAGCCTGGAAGCCGACGTGTCCGGCCCGGACCTGCTGGAGCGCATCTGGGAAACCGCGGCGTAG
- a CDS encoding spermidine synthase produces MHKSNFPSELDQPTLSEVDGVRYLHFNTEWVQGAMHIKRPADLVLEYTAQMMAWLLFLEPPKEEAIGMLGLGAGSLARFCAKHTRGPLLAVEWNPRVTAACHMFFRLPGANRLQVEHTDAGAWVADPLNAGRCPVLMVDLYDAAAEGPVRDSVKFYRDCRRVLGEVGILAVNLFGRHESFGKNIDNLSKAFEDRIVLLPEVEAGNQIVLAFSGPRLAITPAELLARAEVVESKYGLPARRWARSLTRHAVDGVLHF; encoded by the coding sequence ATGCATAAATCCAACTTTCCCTCCGAACTCGACCAGCCCACGCTTTCCGAAGTCGACGGCGTGCGCTATCTGCACTTCAACACCGAATGGGTGCAGGGCGCGATGCACATCAAGCGCCCGGCCGACCTGGTGCTGGAGTACACCGCCCAGATGATGGCCTGGCTGCTGTTCCTGGAACCGCCCAAGGAAGAGGCCATCGGCATGCTGGGCCTGGGCGCCGGATCGCTCGCGCGCTTTTGCGCCAAGCACACGCGCGGCCCGCTGCTGGCGGTGGAATGGAATCCCCGCGTGACGGCCGCCTGCCACATGTTCTTCCGCCTGCCCGGCGCGAACCGGCTGCAGGTCGAGCACACCGACGCTGGCGCGTGGGTGGCCGATCCGCTCAACGCCGGCCGTTGCCCGGTGCTGATGGTCGACCTGTACGACGCCGCCGCTGAAGGACCGGTGCGCGACAGCGTGAAGTTCTACCGCGACTGCCGCCGCGTGCTGGGCGAGGTCGGCATCCTGGCCGTGAACCTGTTCGGCCGTCATGAAAGCTTTGGCAAGAACATCGACAACCTGTCCAAGGCCTTCGAGGACCGCATCGTGCTGCTGCCCGAGGTCGAAGCCGGCAACCAGATCGTCCTTGCCTTTTCCGGCCCGCGCTTGGCGATCACGCCGGCCGAACTGCTGGCCCGCGCGGAGGTGGTGGAGAGCAAGTACGGGCTGCCGGCCCGCCGGTGGGCGCGCTCACTGACGCGCCACGCGGTCGACGGGGTTCTGCATTTCTAG
- a CDS encoding type II toxin-antitoxin system RelE/ParE family toxin codes for MSRTVVFLQSAADDLHEIRHYVRKHFSHAVWLDSYAKIKTAILNLEQFPQAGHPLPELPATHFLQIIAVKNRVIYEVVGDKVYVHLICDSRQDFKIKLARRPLRTLRP; via the coding sequence ATGAGCCGGACGGTGGTCTTTCTGCAATCGGCCGCCGATGATCTGCACGAAATCCGCCACTACGTCAGAAAGCACTTTTCCCATGCGGTGTGGTTGGATTCCTATGCCAAGATCAAGACGGCGATTCTGAATCTCGAACAGTTCCCGCAAGCGGGGCATCCACTCCCGGAGCTGCCTGCGACCCACTTCCTGCAAATAATTGCCGTCAAAAATCGGGTTATCTACGAAGTCGTGGGAGACAAGGTGTACGTCCACCTTATCTGCGACAGTCGCCAGGACTTCAAGATCAAGCTTGCCCGGCGGCCGCTCAGGACCCTGCGCCCCTGA
- a CDS encoding type II toxin-antitoxin system Phd/YefM family antitoxin encodes MKYSTQVKPISYLKSHAAEIVTTLTATREPLLITQNGEAKLVVMDVQSFEEQEQAMALLQLLAGGRKDIEEGRVRPATDVFAQIETLDRDDAE; translated from the coding sequence ATGAAATACTCCACCCAAGTGAAGCCTATCTCCTACCTCAAGAGTCACGCGGCTGAAATTGTGACCACATTGACCGCGACCCGGGAGCCGCTGCTCATCACCCAGAACGGAGAGGCCAAGCTCGTCGTCATGGACGTGCAGAGCTTCGAAGAGCAGGAGCAGGCCATGGCGCTGCTTCAACTGCTGGCGGGCGGCCGTAAAGACATCGAAGAAGGACGCGTCAGGCCGGCGACGGACGTGTTCGCGCAGATTGAAACGTTGGACCGGGATGATGCGGAATGA
- a CDS encoding GntR family transcriptional regulator, whose translation MSHPIVRQALYLEVADRLRGMIHARALRNGEWIDELRLAGEMGISRTPLREALKVLATEGLVRLEPRRGCFVNELSLQDLEDIFPLMAMLEGRCAFEAARKASDAQLAELEPLHAALAGHAKAGRIDAYYKTNYLIHEAVQALAGNQWLSDMVGNLRKVLSLSRHRSLSRPGRIDQSCAEHLAIFQALKAHDPDAAQALAHTHLMRQLEALRALSNEDAADAAPSDPIVIEEPAHVRTRQSRARARRTHA comes from the coding sequence ATGAGCCATCCCATCGTCCGGCAAGCCTTGTACCTGGAAGTCGCGGACCGCCTGCGCGGCATGATTCATGCGCGCGCGCTCCGAAACGGCGAATGGATCGACGAATTGCGGCTGGCCGGCGAAATGGGCATTTCGCGCACGCCCTTGCGTGAGGCCCTGAAGGTGCTGGCCACCGAAGGCCTGGTCCGGCTGGAACCGCGGCGCGGTTGCTTCGTCAATGAGCTGTCCTTGCAGGATCTGGAAGACATCTTCCCGCTGATGGCCATGCTGGAAGGGCGCTGCGCCTTCGAAGCGGCGCGCAAGGCCAGCGACGCGCAGCTTGCCGAGCTGGAGCCGCTGCATGCCGCGCTGGCGGGTCACGCCAAGGCGGGGCGCATCGACGCTTACTACAAGACCAATTACCTGATCCACGAGGCCGTGCAGGCCCTCGCCGGCAACCAATGGCTGTCCGACATGGTGGGCAACCTGCGCAAGGTCCTGAGCCTGTCGCGCCATCGCAGCCTGTCGCGGCCCGGCCGCATCGACCAATCCTGCGCCGAACACCTCGCCATCTTCCAGGCCCTGAAGGCCCATGACCCCGACGCCGCGCAGGCGCTGGCGCACACGCACCTGATGCGCCAGCTTGAAGCGCTGCGCGCACTAAGCAACGAAGACGCCGCGGATGCGGCGCCGTCCGATCCCATCGTTATCGAGGAGCCCGCCCATGTCCGCACCCGCCAATCTCGCGCCCGCGCGCGGCGCACGCACGCCTGA
- a CDS encoding malonyl-CoA decarboxylase domain-containing protein, with product MSAPANLAPARGARTPEPEADLVDAAAAAESASLITRLGRLWDRGRLPSESEVRRLFEARLTDVAANKLARRWCEQYAAADGKDRRLMLAALAQIRATYAGEGGEGVRLFKRFNAQPQGLRFLVDLRADMLRWRKQVAGIQALDKELEGLLSAWFDVGLLELRPLTWDSPASLLEKLILYEAVHEIKSWDDLRHRVAPDRRCYAYFHPQMPGVPLIFVEVAFASQMADNVQVLLDSTLPPQDLDKARWAIFYSISNTQPGLKGISFGNFLLKRVVEQLLEELPKLKAFATLSPIPGFTDWLGKLDAAAVEAIVRDDKTRAKDSKRAGVPDGQRWVARLAKAAQGQTSDVVKRAGFRLAATYLQSMKNGLPVDPVARFHLGNGARIERLNWAADTSPKGLKQSCAMMVNYLYDLDELDTNLQRLNDGKPQISRGVGRVA from the coding sequence ATGTCCGCACCCGCCAATCTCGCGCCCGCGCGCGGCGCACGCACGCCTGAGCCCGAAGCCGACCTCGTCGACGCCGCCGCCGCGGCCGAAAGCGCCAGCCTCATCACCCGGCTGGGACGGCTGTGGGACCGCGGACGCCTGCCCAGCGAATCCGAAGTGCGGCGCCTGTTCGAGGCCCGCCTGACCGACGTCGCCGCCAACAAGCTGGCGCGCCGCTGGTGCGAGCAATACGCCGCCGCCGACGGCAAGGACCGCCGGCTGATGCTGGCCGCGCTGGCGCAGATCCGCGCCACCTACGCCGGCGAGGGCGGCGAAGGCGTGCGCCTGTTCAAGCGATTCAACGCCCAGCCCCAGGGATTGCGTTTCCTGGTCGACCTGCGCGCGGACATGCTGCGCTGGCGCAAGCAGGTGGCGGGCATCCAGGCGCTGGACAAGGAACTGGAAGGGCTGCTCTCGGCCTGGTTTGACGTGGGCCTGCTGGAACTGCGTCCGCTGACCTGGGATTCGCCGGCGTCGCTGCTGGAAAAGCTGATCCTCTACGAGGCCGTCCACGAGATCAAATCCTGGGACGACCTGCGCCACCGCGTGGCGCCCGACCGCCGCTGCTATGCGTACTTCCACCCGCAGATGCCGGGCGTGCCGCTGATCTTCGTGGAAGTGGCCTTCGCCAGCCAGATGGCCGACAACGTGCAGGTGCTGCTGGACAGCACCCTGCCGCCGCAGGACCTGGACAAGGCGCGCTGGGCGATTTTCTATTCCATCTCCAACACGCAGCCCGGCCTGAAGGGCATCAGCTTCGGCAACTTCCTGCTCAAGCGCGTAGTCGAGCAGTTGCTCGAAGAACTGCCCAAGTTGAAGGCGTTCGCCACCTTGTCGCCCATTCCGGGATTCACCGACTGGCTGGGCAAGCTGGATGCGGCAGCGGTGGAGGCCATCGTGCGCGACGACAAGACGCGCGCCAAGGACAGCAAGCGCGCAGGCGTGCCGGACGGGCAGCGCTGGGTTGCGCGCCTGGCCAAGGCCGCGCAGGGCCAGACGTCCGACGTGGTCAAGCGCGCGGGCTTCCGCCTGGCCGCCACCTATCTGCAATCCATGAAGAACGGGCTGCCGGTGGACCCGGTGGCGCGCTTTCACTTGGGCAACGGCGCGCGCATCGAGCGCCTGAATTGGGCGGCGGACACGTCGCCCAAGGGGCTCAAGCAGTCCTGCGCCATGATGGTCAATTACCTGTATGACCTGGACGAACTGGACACGAATCTTCAGCGCCTGAACGACGGCAAGCCGCAGATCAGCCGCGGCGTGGGGCGCGTGGCCTGA
- a CDS encoding enoyl-CoA hydratase/isomerase family protein — protein MTENVAGHGQVRFEREGPLAWVTLSHPGRLNAITVGMWRELREVFTRIAQEDALRCVIVRGEGGNFAAGADIREFPAVRADMAGVQRYHREILAPALQAVAQCPQPVIAQIEGVCVGGGLEIASQCDLRIAGASARFGVPINRLGFPMAPDEMRGLLALAGRAATLAILLEGRVFGAEEARGLGLLTRIVDDGQVAEAARRSADRIAQGAPLAARINKRLSARLATGAALTEDEYRDYFSYAESRDHREGVRAFLAGEDPSFSGD, from the coding sequence ATGACGGAGAACGTGGCTGGCCACGGCCAGGTGCGGTTTGAGCGCGAGGGGCCGCTGGCCTGGGTGACGCTATCGCACCCGGGGCGCCTGAACGCGATCACGGTAGGCATGTGGCGCGAACTGCGCGAGGTCTTCACGCGCATCGCGCAGGAGGACGCCTTGCGCTGCGTGATCGTGCGCGGCGAAGGCGGCAACTTCGCCGCCGGCGCCGACATCCGCGAGTTTCCTGCCGTGCGCGCCGACATGGCCGGCGTGCAGCGCTACCACCGCGAGATCCTGGCGCCCGCCCTGCAGGCCGTGGCGCAATGCCCGCAGCCGGTCATTGCGCAGATCGAGGGCGTTTGCGTGGGCGGCGGGCTGGAAATCGCCAGCCAGTGCGACCTGCGCATCGCCGGCGCGTCGGCCCGCTTCGGCGTGCCGATCAACCGGCTGGGCTTTCCCATGGCGCCCGATGAAATGCGCGGCCTGCTGGCGTTGGCCGGCCGGGCCGCGACGCTGGCCATCCTGCTGGAAGGCCGCGTGTTCGGCGCCGAAGAGGCGCGCGGACTGGGCCTGCTGACCCGTATCGTCGACGACGGCCAGGTGGCCGAGGCGGCCCGCCGCAGCGCCGACCGTATCGCCCAGGGCGCGCCGCTGGCCGCCCGCATCAACAAGCGCTTGTCCGCCAGGCTCGCCACCGGCGCCGCCTTGACCGAGGACGAGTATCGCGATTATTTCTCCTATGCCGAAAGCCGGGACCACAGAGAAGGCGTGCGCGCCTTCCTGGCCGGCGAAGACCCTTCCTTTTCCGGAGACTAG
- a CDS encoding malonyl-CoA synthase codes for MSNANLYAVLQGGFPKDRSKVALETPDLQYTWDDIDRATACLANLLESLNLPDGARVAVQVEKSPEALLLYLATLRAGLVYLPLNTAYRESEIEYFLGNAEPSVVVCASKNLDWVKRAADKAGCAHVYTLDEDRTGSLLDAAGGLSQTFKTVPRKPDDLAAILYTSGTTGRSKGAMLSHGNLAANARVLHEYWGWREDDVLLHMLPIFHVHGLFVASHGALLAGARMIWLPKLDADQALHYLPQSTVMMGVPTYYVRLLADPRFNREVCANMRLFISGSAPLLAETFSDFKARSGHAILERYGMSETVMLTSNPYDPAQGERLAGTVGRALPGVQVRVVDDAGVALAPGEIGNVQVRGPNVFSGYWRMPEKTREEFTDDGWFKTGDVGRWGGESAGRDVPADYLSIVGRSKDLIISGGYNVYPKEIETLIDDMPGVAESAVIGVPHPDFGEAVVAVVVPKDGASLDASAMQAELKSRIANFKVPKRVHIIDQLPRNTMGKVQKNVLRETYKAL; via the coding sequence GTGAGCAACGCCAACCTATATGCTGTCCTGCAAGGCGGCTTTCCCAAAGACCGCAGCAAAGTCGCGCTGGAAACGCCCGACCTCCAATACACCTGGGACGACATCGACCGCGCGACCGCGTGCCTGGCGAACCTGCTGGAATCGCTGAACCTGCCCGACGGCGCGCGCGTCGCCGTCCAGGTCGAAAAGTCGCCCGAAGCCCTGCTGCTGTACCTGGCCACGCTGCGCGCGGGCCTGGTGTACCTGCCGCTCAACACGGCCTACCGCGAATCCGAAATCGAATACTTCCTGGGCAACGCCGAGCCCTCGGTGGTGGTCTGCGCCAGCAAGAACCTGGACTGGGTCAAGCGGGCCGCCGACAAGGCCGGTTGCGCGCACGTCTACACGCTGGACGAGGACCGCACCGGCAGCCTGCTCGACGCCGCGGGCGGCCTGTCGCAGACGTTCAAGACCGTGCCGCGCAAGCCGGACGACCTGGCCGCGATCCTGTACACCTCGGGCACCACGGGCCGCAGCAAGGGCGCGATGCTCTCGCATGGCAACCTCGCCGCCAATGCGCGCGTCCTGCATGAGTACTGGGGCTGGCGCGAGGACGACGTGCTGCTGCACATGCTGCCGATCTTCCACGTGCACGGCCTGTTCGTCGCATCGCACGGCGCGCTGCTGGCGGGCGCGCGGATGATCTGGCTGCCCAAGCTGGATGCGGACCAGGCGCTGCACTACCTGCCGCAAAGCACCGTGATGATGGGCGTGCCCACGTATTACGTGCGCCTTCTGGCCGACCCGCGCTTTAACCGCGAGGTCTGCGCCAACATGCGCCTCTTCATTTCGGGCTCCGCGCCGCTGCTGGCCGAGACGTTCTCGGACTTCAAGGCGCGCAGCGGCCACGCCATCCTGGAACGCTACGGCATGAGCGAAACCGTCATGCTGACCTCCAATCCCTACGATCCCGCGCAGGGCGAACGCCTGGCGGGCACCGTGGGCCGCGCCTTGCCGGGCGTGCAGGTGCGGGTGGTCGACGATGCCGGCGTCGCGCTGGCGCCGGGCGAGATCGGTAACGTGCAGGTGCGCGGTCCCAATGTGTTCTCGGGCTACTGGCGCATGCCGGAAAAGACGCGCGAGGAGTTCACCGACGACGGCTGGTTCAAGACCGGCGACGTGGGCCGCTGGGGCGGCGAGTCGGCCGGCCGCGACGTGCCCGCCGATTACCTGTCCATCGTGGGCCGCAGCAAGGACCTCATCATTTCCGGCGGCTACAACGTTTATCCCAAGGAAATCGAGACGCTGATCGACGACATGCCCGGCGTGGCGGAGTCGGCGGTCATCGGCGTGCCGCACCCGGATTTCGGCGAGGCCGTGGTGGCGGTGGTGGTGCCCAAGGACGGCGCGTCGCTGGACGCGTCGGCCATGCAGGCCGAATTGAAGTCGCGCATCGCCAACTTCAAGGTGCCCAAGCGCGTGCACATCATCGACCAGTTGCCCCGCAACACGATGGGCAAGGTGCAGAAGAACGTGCTGCGCGAGACCTACAAGGCGCTGTAG
- a CDS encoding tripartite tricarboxylate transporter substrate binding protein, translating into MKYRTTAAAVFAVAALGFGGVAAAQWPERPITLIVPFPAGGGTDTFARPLAAQLTTQLGQTVVIDNKGGAGGTVGAGVAAKAKPDGYTFFMGGAHHALAPSLYKNLSYNIQKDFVPVALVAQPPQVVVINAGKLPVKTLQEFIDYAKKRPGEINFGTAGKGSTHHLAGELFAMQTGIKLVDVPYQGAGPMLSALIGGQVDLAFDGLGSSAGHIRAGAIKPLAVAAKERSPSLPDVPTAAEAGVPNYTVSTWYAIWAPAGTPKEAVDRMAAEITKALNTPKLKETWAGNGSGVPTLTGAEFGKFVDSEVTRWAKVVKDSGVTLD; encoded by the coding sequence ATGAAATATCGCACCACCGCCGCGGCCGTGTTCGCCGTGGCAGCCCTGGGTTTCGGCGGCGTTGCCGCCGCGCAATGGCCCGAGCGGCCCATCACGCTGATCGTTCCGTTCCCCGCGGGCGGCGGCACGGATACCTTCGCCCGTCCGCTGGCCGCGCAGCTCACCACGCAGCTCGGCCAGACGGTGGTCATCGACAACAAGGGCGGCGCGGGTGGAACCGTGGGCGCCGGCGTTGCGGCCAAGGCCAAGCCCGACGGCTACACCTTCTTCATGGGCGGCGCGCACCATGCGCTGGCGCCTTCCCTCTACAAGAACCTGAGCTACAACATCCAGAAGGATTTCGTGCCGGTCGCCCTGGTGGCCCAGCCGCCGCAGGTCGTCGTCATCAACGCGGGCAAGCTGCCGGTCAAGACCCTGCAGGAGTTCATCGATTACGCCAAGAAGCGCCCCGGCGAAATCAACTTCGGCACGGCGGGCAAGGGCAGCACGCACCACCTGGCCGGCGAACTGTTTGCGATGCAGACGGGCATCAAGCTGGTGGACGTGCCGTACCAGGGCGCGGGCCCGATGCTGTCGGCGCTGATCGGCGGGCAGGTGGACCTGGCGTTCGACGGCCTGGGCTCGTCGGCCGGCCACATCCGCGCCGGCGCGATCAAGCCGCTGGCCGTGGCCGCCAAGGAACGCTCGCCCTCGCTGCCCGACGTGCCCACCGCCGCCGAGGCGGGCGTGCCCAACTACACCGTGTCGACCTGGTACGCGATCTGGGCGCCCGCGGGAACGCCCAAGGAAGCGGTCGACAGGATGGCCGCCGAGATCACCAAGGCCCTGAACACGCCCAAGCTGAAGGAGACCTGGGCGGGCAACGGTTCGGGCGTGCCCACGCTGACGGGCGCCGAGTTCGGCAAGTTCGTCGACAGCGAGGTCACGCGCTGGGCCAAGGTGGTCAAGGACTCCGGCGTCACGCTGGACTGA